The stretch of DNA CGGAACGGCTGATGGAAAATTTCTGGCCCGGCCCGCTGACCATTATTTTTAAATCAGCGCCGCATTTGCAGCAGTCGGAATTTCGTCGCTCTAAAACCATCGCGGTGCGCATACCGGATTGCCGCATCTGCCTGTCACTTCTCAAAGGGTGCGGCTTTCCCATCGTGTCCACCAGCGCCAACCTCAACCAGCAGACGCCGGCAGACACCGCCGGCGAGGTCCTCGCCCTGTTCGATAAAAAATTAGACCTGATCATCGACGGCGGCAGAACGCCGGGCACGATTCCCTCCACGATCGTGGACGTGACTAAAACGCCGGTCAGAATCGTACGCCGGGGCGCGATCAGCAAGCTGGAAATTAATACTGTATTGGATGCCGTTTGATGGTCCTCC from bacterium encodes:
- a CDS encoding threonylcarbamoyl-AMP synthase, whose protein sequence is MDGITEILKIDPVKPQEDLVGRAVRVLKNGGVIGYPTETVYGIGCNFFHQEAVDRIYAMKKRRHDKAFILIVADPLQVRDVVAEIPESAERLMENFWPGPLTIIFKSAPHLQQSEFRRSKTIAVRIPDCRICLSLLKGCGFPIVSTSANLNQQTPADTAGEVLALFDKKLDLIIDGGRTPGTIPSTIVDVTKTPVRIVRRGAISKLEINTVLDAV